The stretch of DNA GCGCCAGGCCACTATTTCAGCCAACCGCCCGCGTCAAGCCAGTTCTGCAGGCGGTCGGTCCAGTTGTCTTTGGTAGTCTTGTTGTTCATGCCAAAGCCGTGGCCGCCCTGGGGGTACAAATGCATTTCTACCGGCACCTTGTGGTGTAAGCAGGCTGCATAAAACACTAGAGCGTTCTGCACTTTCACAACGTTGTCGTCTTGGGCATGGACTAGAAAGGTGGGCGGCGTTTGAGCCGTTACCTGTAGCTCGTTGGAGTAAAGCCGGGTTTGCTCGGCAGTAGGCTTGTCCCCGATGAGGTTATCTCGGGAGCCCTTGTGCATCAGGCTATCCGAGAGGCTGATGACGGGGTAGATGAGCATAAGAAAATCGGGACGCACGGAGGTCTGGTCTTTCGTGTCACCGACTGGCCTAGCGAAGTGGGTACCCGCCGTAGAGGCAAGGTGGCCGCCCGCCGAGAAGCCCATCAGGCCTATGCGGGCAGGGTTGATGGCGTATTCGCTTGCCTTTTGCCGTACCAGCCGGATAGCTTGTTGGGCATCGAGCAGCGGCGTAATGGACTTGTCAGTTTGGCTTGCACTGAGTGGTAAACGGTACTTCAGCACGAAAGCCGTAATGCCCATTACGTTAAACCGCCGGGCTACATCATGGCCTTCGTGGTCCATGGCCAGCATAGCGTAGCCGCCGCCGGGGCAAACAATAACCGCCGTACCGTTGGGTTTGGCCGCCTTATACACCGTAAGAGTAGGCTGTACTACCTGCGAAATGCGAGGGCTGCCATCGGGCCTCTTCGTAACGGCCTCTGTCGTTTGGCTCGGTTTAGAGTTTGGTACAGCACCTGAATAGAGGGGAATAACGGGTTGGGTTTGGGCGTGCGTGAAGGTCACGGTAGTCAGGCAGGTGAAAAAGAGAAGAACTAGTTTGCGCATAGAAGGAGGGTAGGAGGTAAGTTTTGGCGCTAATGTAAATAAGAACGTCATGCCGACTAAGGTAGCAGCATGACGTTCAGTATGAGTGAGCTAGAGTGTCCTAGGCGGGGCTGGGGGCCGCTGAGTGGTCACCTTCGCCGGCGCCTTCTTCTTTCGGGCCGCCGTGTTCCTCGTCGGGCTTGTAGTTGGCTTCCAGCTCAGCCAGCTTCTCTTTACCGTAGGCAAAGCGCGTGATGAGCACGTACAGCACCGGCACAATAAAGATAGCCAGCAGCGTAGCCGAGAGCATACCCCCGAGTACCGTCCAGCCAATAGTCTGGCGGCTTTGCGCACCGGCACCAGAGGCGAATACCAAGGGTAGTACGCCCAAGATGAAAGCCAGCGAGGTCATCACGATGGGGCGCAGGCGCAGGCGTACGGCTTCCAGGGTAGCTTCTACCAGTGGCATGCCTTTATCAACCCGCTCTTTTGCGAATTCAATGATCAGAATGGCGTTTTTAGCCGATAAACCAATCAGCGTAATCAGACCAATCTGGGCGTACACGTTGTTGGTGAGCTTGGGCAGAAAAATGAGGGCCAGAATAGCCCCAAATGCCCCAAGCGGCACGGCCAGCAGCACCGAGAACGGCACCGACCAGCTTTCGTACAAAGCCGCCAGGAACAGGAACACAAACGCCAGCGACAGGCCAAAGATGTACACCGTTTGGCCACCAGCCAGCAATTCCTCGCGGGTCAGGCCTGAGAACTCAAACCCGTAGCCGGCAGGCAATGACTGCGCGGCCGTTTCCTGCAGCGCCTTGATGGCGTCGCCGGAGCTGTAGCCGGGGGCGGCGTTGCCGTTGATTTCCGCTGACCGGAACAGGTTGTAGTGTGAGATAAGCGGCGCCGACTCAGTGCGCTGATAGCTGGTAACGGTGCTCAGCGGCACCATACCGCCGGAGCTGTTGCGCACGTAGTACTGGCCTAGGTTGCTGATGTCGGCGCGGTACATGGAGTCGGCCTGGGTTACGACCCTAAAGTTGCGGCCGTACACTGTAAAGTCGTTTACATAAGCGCTACCCAGGTAAGTGCGCAGCGAAGTGCCGATATCGGAAATAGATACGCCCAGCTTCTTGGCCTTCTCCCGATCAATGGTGAGCTGGTAGCCGGGGGTGTTGGCGGTGAAGAAGGAGAACGGAGCCGCAATTTCGGGCCGCTTCCGCAGGGCCCCCAGGAAGTTCTGAAGTTGGGCATCGAAGTTCTGAATGTCGCCACCGGCCTCACGCTCCTGGAGCACAAAGCTGAAGCCACCGGTGTTGCCCAGGCCCGGAATAGCCGGGGGCGAAATCACGACGATGTTGGCTTCCCGCAACCGGCTCAAGCGCTGCTGCACCTGGGCAATTAAGCTCTGCAGCTGCAGCTCCTTGTCTTGGCGGTCTTCCCAGGGCTCAAGCTGGCAGAATACGGTGCCGCTGTTTGACTTGGAGGAGAAGTTTACCGCGTTCAGACCCCCGAGGCCCGCGTAGTGCCGAATGCCTTTGATCTGGCTCAGCTCCTTCATTACCTCCTTCAGGGTATTCACCGTGCGCTCCGTAGAAGACGCCTCGGGTAGGTTGAAGGTAACAATGATGCGGCCCTCGTCTTCGGTCGGGATAAAGCCACCGGGCTTCTTGGCAAACAGCAGGCCCGTGCCCGCCACAATACAGATCAGAATAACTACTACAAACCGAGAGTGCTTGATGCCGCGCTGCACCCCGTTGCCGTACTTAGAAGTTACCTTGTCGAACCACCGGTTGAACTTAAAGAAGAGCTTATCCAGGCCCTTTGACTTCTCATCGCGCTTGTGGGGTTTGAGCAGCAGCACGCACAAGGCCGGCGTGAGCGACAAGGCCACGAAGGCTGAGATAATCACGGAAATGGCAATGGTGATGGCAAACTGCTGATATAGGCGCCCGGTAATGCCCGGAATGAAACCTACCGGTACGAATACAGCAGCCAGAATCAGGGCAATGGCAATAACCGGCGCTGAAATCTCGCGCATGGCGGCCAGCGTGGCCTCCAGTGGGTTCAGGCCCCGTTCATTCATGTTGTGCTCCACGGCTTCCACCACCACAATGGCATCATCCACCACAATACCAATGGCCAGCACAAACCCGAACATGGTAAGCGTGTTGATGGTAAAGCCCAGCGGGATAAACATGATGAACGTGCCGATAATGGACACCGGAATGGCCAGCACCGGGATAAGCGTGGAGCGCCAGCTCTGCAGGAACAGGAACACCACAATGATTACCAGTACCAGGGCTTCTACCAGCGTGTGCAGCACTTCTTCAATTGACACCTTTACCACGGAGGCAGCTTCAAACGGCACCACGTAGGCCAGGTCGGCCGGGAACTGCTTTTTGAGCTGCTCCATGGTGTTGTTTACGTTCTCGAAGGTCTCCAGGGCGTTGGCGCCCGGCGCCTGATATACCAGCAGGTACGCGGCCCGCTTGCCATCCACAAAGGAGTTGCTGGCGTAGTTGAACTTGCCCAGCTCTACGCGGGCTACATCCTTCAAATACACCACGGAGCCATCCTGAGGGCGGGTTTTTACTATTATGTTGCCAAACTCCTCGGTGTCGGTGAGGCGGCCTTTCACGAACACGATGTACTCAAACGTCTGGCCCCGCTGGGCCGGCGGCGCCCCAATAGAGCCGGCAGCAATCTGGGCGTTTTGCTCCTGTATAGCAGCCGTTACGTCCTGGCTGGTAATGCCCAGCTGGGAGAGCTTATCGGGGTTGAGCCATACGCGCATAGAGAAGTCATCGGCGCGCGACACGATATCACCCACCCCTTTGGTGCGCAGCAGGGCGTCTTTGATAAATACGTTGGCGTAGTTATCGAGGAAAGTGGTGTTGTGCGTGCCTTTAGGCGCGTACAGCGCCACCAGCATCAGAATGCTGGGGTTCCGCTTACGTACCACCAGACCCAGGCGCTGCACCTCCTGGGGCAGCGTGGGCAAGGCAATACCCACGCGGTTCTGCACGTCGAGGGCGGCAATGTTAATGTCGGTGCCTACCTCAAAGTTTACCGTCATGCTCATCTGCCCATTGCTGGTGCTGTTGCTCTGCAGGTAAGTCATGCCGGGGGTGCCGTTTACCTGCACCTCCACGGGGGTGGCCACCGTTTGCTCCACGGTTTGGGCATCGGCGCCGGTGTATGTACCGCTTACTGATACCGTGGGCGGCGTAATTTCCGGATACTGGCCTACGGGCAAGTTCAGGATGGCCAGCACCCCCACCATCACAATCACCAGAGAGGTGACAATGGCGGTAACGGGGCGCCGGATAAAGGTTTCTGCAATCATATAGCTGAGCGGTTAGCTGATACGCTTATTTAGCCAGAGGTAGGGCTTGGTACTTTCCCCAGAGTTGAGCAGGAGAGAGGAAAGCTGATGAGGTGGCCTAGGGCGAACGGTAGGTTCAACCCCTGGTTTTCCTTTGTTTCATAGCCCTTTCAGAGAGCGGGCTCCCATCTGCTGGCTGGTTTTAAGTATCAGCGAATGGTTATTTGGCGGCACCACTTTGAGCCGCGGCCTGAGCAGGAGTGCCCACCTGAATCTTGCCCCCATCGCGGAGGCGCTGCAACCCCTCGGTTACTACCTGGTCGCCGGCCTTAATACCTTCCATCACCACAATCTGGTCGCGCAGGCGCGGACCCAGCTGCACTTTGTGCTGGTAGGCCTTGCTGCTGTCGCCGGCCACAAAGATGAAGTTCTCGCCCATTTGCTCCACCACGGCCTTATACGGCACCACCACCCGGCGGCCCGACTGGCGGTTGAGCACGCGCAGTACGGTGCTCATGCCATCTTTGAGCTGGCGTTGGGGGTTAGCAAACTGCACCCTGATCTGCACGGTACCGGTTTGCTGGTCTACGCCCCGGTCAATGGCGAGAATCTTCCCTACCAGGCCGTACGGTGTGCCGTCGGGGAGCACCAACCGGAAGGTAGAGTCAGAGGGGCTCGGAGACTGGCGCTGCAAGCTGATAAAGCGGTTCAGATCGGCGGCGGTAACAACGAAATCAACCCCCATGGGGTCTTCTCCGCTGATGGTGTTAAGCAGGGTAGTACCTGGGCTAACCTGAGAGCCCAGGCGCACCTGCGAGATACCAATACGGCCCGTGAAAGGCGCGTTGATAAGGGAGTAATCAAGATCGGTGCGGGCGGCTGCCACGTTGGCCTGAGCCACGCCTACCTGGGCCTGAGCCGTGGCGTAGTTCGTGCGGGCGTTGTCTACAATCTGGCGGGCCACGGCGTCCTGCTCCAGCAACCGCTCGTAGCGATTCAGGTTTACCTGAGCGTTTTGCACCAACGCCTGCGTGCTGCGTAGGCCTGCCAGGGCCTGCTGGTACGCGGCCTGGTATTTCCGGCGGTCAATCTCGTAGAGCTTTTTGCCCTTTTGCACTACATCACCTTCCTTGAAGTAGATGCCGGTAATGAAGCCCGCCACCTGACTGCGCAGCTCCACATTGTTGATGGCCATTACGGTGGCTGGGTACTCATCGTAATACACGGCGTCGGTGGCCTTGGCCTCTACCAGCGTTACGGGCGTGGCCGGCGGCGGACCGGCCGCTTTTTCATCTTCTTTTTTGCCGCAGCTAGTCCCGGCAAACAGGCCAGCGACGCACGAAAGGGCAAGTAGGGTCTTTTTCATGAGGGCTTAGATAGTAGAGCTAAGGGCTTAGAAGGAGCTTTGCTGTGCAGAAAGGAGTAGCAGCAAGGCCAGGGGCTGCTAGAGTGAAAGCCGGGCTCTCACGTCTAACATCTAAGCGCTGATAGGTCAGAAGGAGGTAGAGAGGTTACCCTGGGCCCGCAGCAAATCAACCTTGCTGCTAAGCACCTGAAAGAGGGCGCTGTAATAATTAAGCTGGGCTGTGCGCAGCGTGGTTTGCGCCACAATCACGTCGAGATACGTTTTGATACCCTCCCGGTATTGCAGGTCCACCACTGAGTACACTTCCTTCGACAGGGCCAGGTTGCGCTGCCCAATGAGGTAGTCGGTATAATAGCCTTTGTAGGTTGCCAGGGCCTGCTCAAACTCGGTGTTGATGCGGTTGCGCGCGGCCACAATATCCTGGTCTATGCGCTGATCTGCCAGCCGTACGCGTCGCAGGTTCTGGAGGCGCCGGGTGCCCTGAAAAATGGGCAAGCTCAACTGCAGGCCCGCGTAAGAGTTAGGGAAGCGCTGGTTGTACAGGTCGCGGAAGTTGTTGTTCTGGAATACGGCGTTGTAGTTGCCAAACGCCGACAACGACGGCAGGAACCCGTAGCGGTAGTAGCTGATCTGGGCTTCCTGCAGCACCTTTTGGGTTTGGAGCTGCTGCAGCTCAATGCGGTTGGTGGGGTCCAGGGCCACGGTAGTATCCAGCACGGCTTCCCGCATCAGCTGCAGCGTGTCGTACTGCAGCGTGAGGGGCTGCGTACCCGGCAGGCCCATCAGCTCCTTCAGGTACGCCGACTTCCCCTTGATGGCTTCAATAGCCTGCTTGCGCGCCACCACGGAGTTGTTGAGCAGAATCTCGGCCTGCTTGTAGTCGGTTTTATCCACAATGCCGGCGTCATAGCGGGCTTTAGCGTCTTTGAGGCTCCGCTGCAGGCGCACAATGTCCTCGTTCAGCACATCAAGCTGGCGCTGGGAGAGCAGCACATCGTAAAATGTCTTGCTTACATCCGTCACCACATCAATGCGCACCCCAATGGTGTTCTGCTCATAGAACCGGCGCGAGGGGCGGGCACTACGCAAAGCCAGCAGTACATCATTATTATAGAGCGCCTGCGTGCCGGCCAGGCCAACCGTAGAGGTGTTTTTCAGCCCTATCTGCCGGGGTACGTTCACGCCATCGGCGTTTGGGAATACGGTATAGGGAAGCTGAAAATAATGCTGCCCGGTAGCGTTTAGGTTGATTTGTGGAAGCCAGCCGGCCAGACCAATGCGGATGTTGGCCTCGTTCGTTTCTTCATCAATGCGTGCCTGGCGCAGTACGGGCTGGTTTTGCAGGGCAAATTGTAAGCATTGCTCCAGCGTGAGCTGGCCGTTAGGGGGAGGAGGGGCCGTAGGTTGTGCCCACGACCAAGCCGGGGCTAACAGAAGTAGACCAAGCAGTAGCCGAAGCGCCCGTTTCATATGTTTCATATTCTAGTAAAAGCAGCTACTGCACTACGTAGCTCAAACCTGGCCGACCAACTGACGGGCCCGCCTTCGTTCTAAACAGCCCGCGGAAGGACACTCTCAGTGGCCCGCACGCTGCCCACAACCACTTTTTTATTTCAAAAATGTATGCACCACTTGAGTGTCGGAAGGGTAGTCAGCTGATATGTTTTGCGCCGGCTACTGCCTGTTGGCAGGATTACAAGGCTGGTAAACCGGCATCTTGCTAAAAGGTTATACCTCTCTAAAAATGATTCTAGCTAACACCTGTATATTTATTGTAAGCAAGCGGCTTGTAGGCAAGCGGCGGTAAGTGCCACCCTGGTTTTGTGAGCACAGTAAGTGAGGGACCAAGCCAAGCCACTGCCTCATATAGTATAAGCGCAGCAGGTGCCCGTGGCCTTGCGGGCCTGGTGGGGCGGAACCTACACACGCAGCTACTAGCCTAGTCTAGCTCTGTTACCGTTACCAGCACGTTCGTGTTGCGGCCGTGGTCATCGGCGCAGGAAATTTTCAGGGGGCCGGGTGGCGGCTGTATAAATACGCGCTCGGCGGCGGCGGCGGCGCGCAGAAACTTGTCGTTTACGTACCAGAACACCTGGCGC from Hymenobacter taeanensis encodes:
- a CDS encoding TolC family protein; translated protein: MKRALRLLLGLLLLAPAWSWAQPTAPPPPNGQLTLEQCLQFALQNQPVLRQARIDEETNEANIRIGLAGWLPQINLNATGQHYFQLPYTVFPNADGVNVPRQIGLKNTSTVGLAGTQALYNNDVLLALRSARPSRRFYEQNTIGVRIDVVTDVSKTFYDVLLSQRQLDVLNEDIVRLQRSLKDAKARYDAGIVDKTDYKQAEILLNNSVVARKQAIEAIKGKSAYLKELMGLPGTQPLTLQYDTLQLMREAVLDTTVALDPTNRIELQQLQTQKVLQEAQISYYRYGFLPSLSAFGNYNAVFQNNNFRDLYNQRFPNSYAGLQLSLPIFQGTRRLQNLRRVRLADQRIDQDIVAARNRINTEFEQALATYKGYYTDYLIGQRNLALSKEVYSVVDLQYREGIKTYLDVIVAQTTLRTAQLNYYSALFQVLSSKVDLLRAQGNLSTSF
- a CDS encoding efflux RND transporter permease subunit, with protein sequence MIAETFIRRPVTAIVTSLVIVMVGVLAILNLPVGQYPEITPPTVSVSGTYTGADAQTVEQTVATPVEVQVNGTPGMTYLQSNSTSNGQMSMTVNFEVGTDINIAALDVQNRVGIALPTLPQEVQRLGLVVRKRNPSILMLVALYAPKGTHNTTFLDNYANVFIKDALLRTKGVGDIVSRADDFSMRVWLNPDKLSQLGITSQDVTAAIQEQNAQIAAGSIGAPPAQRGQTFEYIVFVKGRLTDTEEFGNIIVKTRPQDGSVVYLKDVARVELGKFNYASNSFVDGKRAAYLLVYQAPGANALETFENVNNTMEQLKKQFPADLAYVVPFEAASVVKVSIEEVLHTLVEALVLVIIVVFLFLQSWRSTLIPVLAIPVSIIGTFIMFIPLGFTINTLTMFGFVLAIGIVVDDAIVVVEAVEHNMNERGLNPLEATLAAMREISAPVIAIALILAAVFVPVGFIPGITGRLYQQFAITIAISVIISAFVALSLTPALCVLLLKPHKRDEKSKGLDKLFFKFNRWFDKVTSKYGNGVQRGIKHSRFVVVILICIVAGTGLLFAKKPGGFIPTEDEGRIIVTFNLPEASSTERTVNTLKEVMKELSQIKGIRHYAGLGGLNAVNFSSKSNSGTVFCQLEPWEDRQDKELQLQSLIAQVQQRLSRLREANIVVISPPAIPGLGNTGGFSFVLQEREAGGDIQNFDAQLQNFLGALRKRPEIAAPFSFFTANTPGYQLTIDREKAKKLGVSISDIGTSLRTYLGSAYVNDFTVYGRNFRVVTQADSMYRADISNLGQYYVRNSSGGMVPLSTVTSYQRTESAPLISHYNLFRSAEINGNAAPGYSSGDAIKALQETAAQSLPAGYGFEFSGLTREELLAGGQTVYIFGLSLAFVFLFLAALYESWSVPFSVLLAVPLGAFGAILALIFLPKLTNNVYAQIGLITLIGLSAKNAILIIEFAKERVDKGMPLVEATLEAVRLRLRPIVMTSLAFILGVLPLVFASGAGAQSRQTIGWTVLGGMLSATLLAIFIVPVLYVLITRFAYGKEKLAELEANYKPDEEHGGPKEEGAGEGDHSAAPSPA
- a CDS encoding efflux RND transporter periplasmic adaptor subunit, whose product is MKKTLLALSCVAGLFAGTSCGKKEDEKAAGPPPATPVTLVEAKATDAVYYDEYPATVMAINNVELRSQVAGFITGIYFKEGDVVQKGKKLYEIDRRKYQAAYQQALAGLRSTQALVQNAQVNLNRYERLLEQDAVARQIVDNARTNYATAQAQVGVAQANVAAARTDLDYSLINAPFTGRIGISQVRLGSQVSPGTTLLNTISGEDPMGVDFVVTAADLNRFISLQRQSPSPSDSTFRLVLPDGTPYGLVGKILAIDRGVDQQTGTVQIRVQFANPQRQLKDGMSTVLRVLNRQSGRRVVVPYKAVVEQMGENFIFVAGDSSKAYQHKVQLGPRLRDQIVVMEGIKAGDQVVTEGLQRLRDGGKIQVGTPAQAAAQSGAAK
- a CDS encoding alpha/beta hydrolase; translation: MRKLVLLFFTCLTTVTFTHAQTQPVIPLYSGAVPNSKPSQTTEAVTKRPDGSPRISQVVQPTLTVYKAAKPNGTAVIVCPGGGYAMLAMDHEGHDVARRFNVMGITAFVLKYRLPLSASQTDKSITPLLDAQQAIRLVRQKASEYAINPARIGLMGFSAGGHLASTAGTHFARPVGDTKDQTSVRPDFLMLIYPVISLSDSLMHKGSRDNLIGDKPTAEQTRLYSNELQVTAQTPPTFLVHAQDDNVVKVQNALVFYAACLHHKVPVEMHLYPQGGHGFGMNNKTTKDNWTDRLQNWLDAGGWLK